The Miscanthus floridulus cultivar M001 chromosome 17, ASM1932011v1, whole genome shotgun sequence genome has a window encoding:
- the LOC136516827 gene encoding serine/threonine-protein phosphatase BSL1 homolog isoform X2 codes for MGTAGKGAWVVPAPAYREVDGWEGAGEDAPGFRCGHSLTAVAPTKGHGPRLILFGGATAIEAGASSGLPGIRLAGVTNSVHSYDVEKRRWTRLHPAGEPPSPRAAHTAAAVGTMVVFQGGIGPAGHSTDDLYVLDLTNDKFKWHRVVVQGAGPGPRYGHCMDLVFQRYLVTVSGNDGKRVLSDAWALDTAQKPYRWQKLNPEGDKPSARMYATASARSDGMLLLCGGRDASGTPLSDAYGLLMHTNGQWEWTLAPGVSPSPRYQHAAVFVGARLHVTGGVLRGGRAIEGEGAIAVLDTAAGVWLDRNGIVTSRTLKSSNEHDAASDLLRRCRHAAASVGSQIYIYGGLRGDILLDDFLVAENAPFQSEITSSMYNVDRVPRGESQNKNNSFHSDSPVHQSTNSADKKSIDMLIEASTAEAEAVSAVWRAAKEASAASSEDSLSEGIGSESPLSETSPMPEDFDDGGSLEPDVKLHSRAVVVAKEAVGDLGCLVRQLSLDQFENESRRMHPSNNDQSYPGRRTLNRQRSPQGLHKKVISFLLKPRNWRAPADRTFFLDSYEVGELCYAAEQIFMQEPTVLQLKAPIKVFGDLHGQFGDLMRLFDEYGFPSTAGDITYIDYLFLGDYVDRGQHSLETITLLLALKIEYPENVHLIRGNHEAADINALFGFRLECIERMGESDGIWAWTRFNQLFNYLPLAAMIEKKIICMHGGIGRSINTVEQIEKLERPITMDVGSIILMDLLWSDPTENDSVEGLRPNARGPGLVTFGPDRVSEFCKRNKLQLIIRAHECVMDGFERFAHGQLITLFSATNYCGTANNAGAILVVGRGLVIVPKLIHPLPPPVNSPESSPERGDATWMQELNIQRPPTPTRGRPQAAGDRNSLAYI; via the exons atgGGGACGGCGGGGAAGGGCGCGTGGGTGGTGCCGGCGCCGGCGTACAGGGAGGTGGACGGGTGGGAAGGCGCGGGGGAGGACGCGCCGGGCTTCAGGTGCGGCCACTCCCTCACCGCCGTCGCGCCCACCAAGGGCCACGGCCCACGGCTCATCCTCTTCGGCGGCGCCACCGCCATCGAGGCCGGCGCGTCCTCGGGCCTTCCCGGCATTA GGCTCGCGGGGGTGACGAACTCGGTGCACTCATACGATGTGGAGAAGCGCAGGTGGACTAG GTTACATCCTGCTGGAGAGCCTCCATCTCCGAGGGCCGCGCACACTGCAGCTGCAGTGGGCACCATGGTTGTTTTCCAG GGTGGGATTGGACCAGCAGGCCACTCCACAGACGATCTATATGTCCTTGACCTCACAAACGACAAGTTTAAATGGCACAG GGTCGTTGTTCAAGGGGCAGGGCCTGGTCCTCGCTATGGTCACTGCATGGATCTGGTATTCCAGCGGTATCTTGTCACTGTTTCAGGAAATGACG GAAAGCGGGTATTGTCAGATGCTTGGGCTTTGGACACAGCTCAGAAACCATATAGGTGGCAGAAACTTAACCCTGAAGGTGATAAACCTTCAGCAAGAAT GTATGCTACTGCCAGTGCACGCTCTGATGGCATGCTTTTACTATGTGGTGGAAGGGATGCTTCGGGCACG CCACTTTCTGACGCCTATGGACTATTAATGCATACAAATGGCCAGTGGGAATGGACTCTAGCCCCAGGGGTATCTCCATCTCCAAGATATCAGCATGCAGCC GTTTTTGTTGGTGCTCGGTTGCATGTTACTGGAGGTGTCCTTAGAGGAGGTAGAGCTATTGAAGGAGAGGGCGCAATAGCAG TCCTGGACACTGCTGCTGGAGTTTGGTTGGATAGAAATGGCATTGTGACCTCTCGTACTTTGAAGTCATCCAATGAGCATGATGCTGCTTCGGATCTACTTCGGCGCTGTCGTCATGCTGCTGCCTCAGTTGGTTCTCAGATTTACATTTATGGCGGACTCAGGGGAG ataTCCTCCTCGATGATTTCCTGGTTGCTGAGAATGCACCTTTCCAATCAGAAATCACTTCATCTATGTACAATGTTGATAGAGTCCCTAGGGGGGAATCTCAAAATAAAAACAATAGTTTTCATTCAGATTCACCTGTCCATCAATCTACAAACAG TGCGGACAAGAAGTCAATTGACATGTTGATAGAGGCCTCAACTGCGGAAGCTGAAGCTGTCAGCGCTGTATGGCGAGCTGCTAAGGAAGCATCTGCAGCATCTTCGGAAGACAGTCTTTCGGAGGGAATAGGATCTGAGTCCCCACTGAGTGAAACTTCACCAATGCCTGAAGATTTCGATGATGGGGGATCCCTAGAACCAGATGTGAAACTACATTCTAGAGCA GTTGTGGTTGCTAAAGAAGCAGTAGGAGATTTAGGATGCTTGGTCAGACAACTCTCACTGGATCAATTTGAGAATGAAAGCAGACGGATGCATCCTTCAAACAATGACCAATCTTATCCAGGCAGGAGAACATTAAATAGACAACGATCACCACAAGGTTTGCATAAGAAG GTTATTTCGTTCTTACTTAAGCCAAGGAATTGGAGAGCTCCTGCTGATAGAACCTTTTTTCTGGATTCTTACGAAGTTGGCGAGCTATGCTATGCTGCCGAGCAGATTTTTATGCAAGAACCAACTGTTTTACAATTAAAAGCACCAATTAAAGTATTTGGTGATCTTCATGGGCAGTTTGGGGACTTAATGCGCCTTTTTGATGAGTATGGTTTTCCGTCAACAGCAGGTGACATAAC GTATATTGATTATCTCTTCTTGGGAGACTATGTTGACCGAGGTCAGCACAGCTTGGAGACAATAACTTTGCTTCTTGCTCTTAAA ATTGAGTACCCTGAAAATGTACACTTGATCAGAGGAAATCATGAAGCTGCTGACATCAATGCTCTTTTTGGCTTCCGTCTTGAATGCATTGAGAGAATG GGTGAAAGTGATGGGATATGGGCTTGGACAAGATTCAATCAACTGTTCAATTATCTCCCACTTGCTGCCATGATAGAAAAGAAAATAATCTGCATGCATGGTGGCATAGGAAGGTCAATAAACACCGTGGAGCAAATTGAGAAACTTGAAAGGCCTATCACAATGGATGTTGGTTCCATTATCCTCATGGATCTCCTATG GTCTGATCCTACAGAAAATGATAGTGTGGAGGGTTTGAGACCTAATGCACGAGGGCCCGGCTTAGTGACATTTGGG CCTGATCGAGTATCAGAATTCTGTAAACGAAACAAATTGCAATTGATCATAAGAGCCCATGAGTGTGTTATGGATGGGTTTGAGCGTTTCGCTCATGGACAATTGATCACTTTATTTTCGGCAACAAATTACTGTG GTACTGCGAACAACGCAGGGGCCATACTTGTTGTTGGCAGGGGCTTAGTTATCGTGCCAAAGTTAATTCATCCACTTCCACCACCTGTTAATTCACCTGAGTCCTCCCCTGAACGTGGGGATGCCACATGGATGCAG GAGCTTAATATTCAGCGGCCACCTACTCCAACCAGAGGGCGGCCACAGGCTGCCGGTGATAGGAATTCTCTTGCTTACATATGA
- the LOC136516827 gene encoding serine/threonine-protein phosphatase BSL1 homolog isoform X1 encodes MGTAGKGAWVVPAPAYREVDGWEGAGEDAPGFRCGHSLTAVAPTKGHGPRLILFGGATAIEAGASSGLPGIRLAGVTNSVHSYDVEKRRWTRLHPAGEPPSPRAAHTAAAVGTMVVFQGGIGPAGHSTDDLYVLDLTNDKFKWHRVVVQGAGPGPRYGHCMDLVFQRYLVTVSGNDGKRVLSDAWALDTAQKPYRWQKLNPEGDKPSARMYATASARSDGMLLLCGGRDASGTPLSDAYGLLMHTNGQWEWTLAPGVSPSPRYQHAAVFVGARLHVTGGVLRGGRAIEGEGAIAVLDTAAGVWLDRNGIVTSRTLKSSNEHDAASDLLRRCRHAAASVGSQIYIYGGLRGDILLDDFLVAENAPFQSEITSSMYNVDRVPRGESQNKNNSFHSDSPVHQSTNRQETASGFSADKKSIDMLIEASTAEAEAVSAVWRAAKEASAASSEDSLSEGIGSESPLSETSPMPEDFDDGGSLEPDVKLHSRAVVVAKEAVGDLGCLVRQLSLDQFENESRRMHPSNNDQSYPGRRTLNRQRSPQGLHKKVISFLLKPRNWRAPADRTFFLDSYEVGELCYAAEQIFMQEPTVLQLKAPIKVFGDLHGQFGDLMRLFDEYGFPSTAGDITYIDYLFLGDYVDRGQHSLETITLLLALKIEYPENVHLIRGNHEAADINALFGFRLECIERMGESDGIWAWTRFNQLFNYLPLAAMIEKKIICMHGGIGRSINTVEQIEKLERPITMDVGSIILMDLLWSDPTENDSVEGLRPNARGPGLVTFGPDRVSEFCKRNKLQLIIRAHECVMDGFERFAHGQLITLFSATNYCGTANNAGAILVVGRGLVIVPKLIHPLPPPVNSPESSPERGDATWMQELNIQRPPTPTRGRPQAAGDRNSLAYI; translated from the exons atgGGGACGGCGGGGAAGGGCGCGTGGGTGGTGCCGGCGCCGGCGTACAGGGAGGTGGACGGGTGGGAAGGCGCGGGGGAGGACGCGCCGGGCTTCAGGTGCGGCCACTCCCTCACCGCCGTCGCGCCCACCAAGGGCCACGGCCCACGGCTCATCCTCTTCGGCGGCGCCACCGCCATCGAGGCCGGCGCGTCCTCGGGCCTTCCCGGCATTA GGCTCGCGGGGGTGACGAACTCGGTGCACTCATACGATGTGGAGAAGCGCAGGTGGACTAG GTTACATCCTGCTGGAGAGCCTCCATCTCCGAGGGCCGCGCACACTGCAGCTGCAGTGGGCACCATGGTTGTTTTCCAG GGTGGGATTGGACCAGCAGGCCACTCCACAGACGATCTATATGTCCTTGACCTCACAAACGACAAGTTTAAATGGCACAG GGTCGTTGTTCAAGGGGCAGGGCCTGGTCCTCGCTATGGTCACTGCATGGATCTGGTATTCCAGCGGTATCTTGTCACTGTTTCAGGAAATGACG GAAAGCGGGTATTGTCAGATGCTTGGGCTTTGGACACAGCTCAGAAACCATATAGGTGGCAGAAACTTAACCCTGAAGGTGATAAACCTTCAGCAAGAAT GTATGCTACTGCCAGTGCACGCTCTGATGGCATGCTTTTACTATGTGGTGGAAGGGATGCTTCGGGCACG CCACTTTCTGACGCCTATGGACTATTAATGCATACAAATGGCCAGTGGGAATGGACTCTAGCCCCAGGGGTATCTCCATCTCCAAGATATCAGCATGCAGCC GTTTTTGTTGGTGCTCGGTTGCATGTTACTGGAGGTGTCCTTAGAGGAGGTAGAGCTATTGAAGGAGAGGGCGCAATAGCAG TCCTGGACACTGCTGCTGGAGTTTGGTTGGATAGAAATGGCATTGTGACCTCTCGTACTTTGAAGTCATCCAATGAGCATGATGCTGCTTCGGATCTACTTCGGCGCTGTCGTCATGCTGCTGCCTCAGTTGGTTCTCAGATTTACATTTATGGCGGACTCAGGGGAG ataTCCTCCTCGATGATTTCCTGGTTGCTGAGAATGCACCTTTCCAATCAGAAATCACTTCATCTATGTACAATGTTGATAGAGTCCCTAGGGGGGAATCTCAAAATAAAAACAATAGTTTTCATTCAGATTCACCTGTCCATCAATCTACAAACAGGCAAGAGACAGCTTCTGGTTTCAG TGCGGACAAGAAGTCAATTGACATGTTGATAGAGGCCTCAACTGCGGAAGCTGAAGCTGTCAGCGCTGTATGGCGAGCTGCTAAGGAAGCATCTGCAGCATCTTCGGAAGACAGTCTTTCGGAGGGAATAGGATCTGAGTCCCCACTGAGTGAAACTTCACCAATGCCTGAAGATTTCGATGATGGGGGATCCCTAGAACCAGATGTGAAACTACATTCTAGAGCA GTTGTGGTTGCTAAAGAAGCAGTAGGAGATTTAGGATGCTTGGTCAGACAACTCTCACTGGATCAATTTGAGAATGAAAGCAGACGGATGCATCCTTCAAACAATGACCAATCTTATCCAGGCAGGAGAACATTAAATAGACAACGATCACCACAAGGTTTGCATAAGAAG GTTATTTCGTTCTTACTTAAGCCAAGGAATTGGAGAGCTCCTGCTGATAGAACCTTTTTTCTGGATTCTTACGAAGTTGGCGAGCTATGCTATGCTGCCGAGCAGATTTTTATGCAAGAACCAACTGTTTTACAATTAAAAGCACCAATTAAAGTATTTGGTGATCTTCATGGGCAGTTTGGGGACTTAATGCGCCTTTTTGATGAGTATGGTTTTCCGTCAACAGCAGGTGACATAAC GTATATTGATTATCTCTTCTTGGGAGACTATGTTGACCGAGGTCAGCACAGCTTGGAGACAATAACTTTGCTTCTTGCTCTTAAA ATTGAGTACCCTGAAAATGTACACTTGATCAGAGGAAATCATGAAGCTGCTGACATCAATGCTCTTTTTGGCTTCCGTCTTGAATGCATTGAGAGAATG GGTGAAAGTGATGGGATATGGGCTTGGACAAGATTCAATCAACTGTTCAATTATCTCCCACTTGCTGCCATGATAGAAAAGAAAATAATCTGCATGCATGGTGGCATAGGAAGGTCAATAAACACCGTGGAGCAAATTGAGAAACTTGAAAGGCCTATCACAATGGATGTTGGTTCCATTATCCTCATGGATCTCCTATG GTCTGATCCTACAGAAAATGATAGTGTGGAGGGTTTGAGACCTAATGCACGAGGGCCCGGCTTAGTGACATTTGGG CCTGATCGAGTATCAGAATTCTGTAAACGAAACAAATTGCAATTGATCATAAGAGCCCATGAGTGTGTTATGGATGGGTTTGAGCGTTTCGCTCATGGACAATTGATCACTTTATTTTCGGCAACAAATTACTGTG GTACTGCGAACAACGCAGGGGCCATACTTGTTGTTGGCAGGGGCTTAGTTATCGTGCCAAAGTTAATTCATCCACTTCCACCACCTGTTAATTCACCTGAGTCCTCCCCTGAACGTGGGGATGCCACATGGATGCAG GAGCTTAATATTCAGCGGCCACCTACTCCAACCAGAGGGCGGCCACAGGCTGCCGGTGATAGGAATTCTCTTGCTTACATATGA
- the LOC136515353 gene encoding uncharacterized protein, which yields MPGTPPPSPKSAAAAASKAVVPTVSSLDSDAQAKAAAVAKAAADADAAACLRAANRKAEHDAALARAAAAEKEAQAAALERAVAAARARDALAHADAGAPADGDDEDDLSDHASNHNDNTDLHQALLLQEAAAITNLHSQAVAVQNIRNLVTVVLDLNAGNFNRWRDQFLLIVGKYSLQHHVLQDLPAPGFPNWQCMDCVVKSWILCTISDDLAATISAHNSTARDTWRVVESQFFNNRETRALLLLDAKLRNFVQGDLSITDYCKELKRMADTLGDLGEVVTDHTLVLNLIRGLNEHFKTVGMHLRRGRPFPMFLDMKADLLLVELMIENTSSSQLTTLTASTTTLAPSRPPTVKQPAASSAGSGGGSAPSNNRRGKCDGWRDGAGGNPAPTSTQPGAQSSAPFGGQLKPSSSGSGGTPWPSFYRPWAGAIQMWPGP from the coding sequence ATGCCTGGGACTCCTcccccctctcccaaatcggcagccgccgccgcctccaaggCTGTCGTCCCCACGGTATCCAGCCTGGACTCCGATGCCCAGGCCAAGGCTGCTGCCGTCGCCAAAGCTGCTGCCGATGCGGATGCCGCTGCGTGCCTACGCGCAGCCAATCGGAAGGCTGAGCACGATGCCGCCCTCGCGCGCGCCGCCGCAGCTGAGAAGGAAGCCCAGGCCGCTGCTTTGGagcgcgccgtcgccgccgcacgcgctCGCGACGCCCTGGCACACGCCGATGCTGGTGCTCCTGCGGACGGGGACGATGAGGATGACCTCTCCGATCACGCCTCCAACCACAATGACAACACCGATCTGCATCAAGCCCTCCTTCTGCAAGAGGCTGCtgcaatcaccaacctccactcccAGGCTGTTGCGGTCCAGAACATCCGTAATCTTGTCACGGTTGTTCTCGACCTCAATGCCGGCAATTTCAATCGGTGGCGCGATCAGTTCCTCCTCATCGTTGGGAAGTATTCCCTTCAACACCATGTCCTGCAGGATTTACCGGCGCCTGGTTTCCCTAACTGGCAGTGCATGGATTGCGTTGTCAAGTCATGGATCCTCTGCACCATCTCCGATGACCTCGCCGCGACGATCTCAGCGCACAACTCCACTGCCCGCGACACTTGGCGCGTCGTGGAGTCCCAGTTCTTCAATAACCGTGAGAcacgcgccctcctcctcctcgacgcCAAGCTCCGCAACTTCGTTCAAGGTGATCTGTCCATCACCGATTACTGCAAGGAGCTCAAGCGCATGGCGGACACGCTTGGTGACTTAGGTGAAGTCGTCACCGACCACACCCTCGTCCTCAACCTCATTCGCGGTCTGAATGAGCACTTCAAGACCGTCGGCATGCATCTCCGGCGAGGGCGCCCCTTCCCCATGTTCCTAGACATGAAGGCTGACCTCCTCCTGGTGGAGCTGATGATAGAGAACACGTCGTCGTCTCAATTGACAACGCTCACCGCTTCCACCACTACGTTAGCCCCGTCGCGTCCTCCTACTGTTAAGCAGCCTGCAGCCTCCAGCGCTGGCTCCGGGGGTGGCTCTGCTCCCTCCAATAACCGCCGTGGAAAATGCGATGGCTGGCGTGACGGCGCTGGGGGCAACCCAGCGCCCACTAGTACGCAGCCAGGTGCCCAGTCTAGCGCGCCCTTTGGTGGACAGCTTAAGCCTAGCAGCTCTGGCTCTGGGGGCACGCCATGGCCCTCCTTCTACCGCCCATGGGCCGGGGCCATCCAAATGTGGCCTGGACCATAG